The proteins below come from a single Metarhizium brunneum chromosome 1, complete sequence genomic window:
- the PUS1 gene encoding tRNA pseudouridine synthase 1 has protein sequence MAAGDEHSAETSGPAVERNASAANATPGNTTATESGDATPCQKPGDNHEGKKRGEKGRAERSRQLKNDKKRKKQDDWREFKRRKLSDKAGESGNSEKKNPFSQEEIASEERRPKRKVAVMIGYSGTGYKGMQVNGDEPTIERDLFRAFIDAKAISKANADDPRKSSLARCARTDKGVHAAGNVISLKLIIEDDDIVDKINAHLPEQIRIWGIQRTNNSFNCYQYCDSRFYEYLLPSYCLLPPHPQTYLAKECEKLNKEYGAEDEVAAVMADVQDFWAHVEEKEIKPILARLDPELRAVVMERVHAQEAEEYENNKKAEAEAEQDHAPDAGAADKPDEAGDAATRPEEPKRVSLESHKPKHRELAPIDFALRDIKAAYIAAKRRYRVSPERLQRLQRVLDKYTGTYNFHNFTIQKTFSDPSARRHIKSFTVDPKPVIIGGTEWLSLKVHGQSFMMHQIRKMVGLASLMVRCGTALDRVADSYQEQKMAIPKAPGLGLLLERPVFENYNRRARDTLGKETIDFGKYEERLEAFKQKHIYSRIFEVEEKENTFHGFYNQIDQFKANHFLWLSAGGTKVAELNKESDKTEVDKALGDEDENPEGGEG, from the exons ATGGCGGCCGGCGACGAACATTCTGCTGAGACCAGCGGCCCTGCCGTGGAGCGCAATGCCTCTGCGGCCAATGCCACGCCTGGCAACACCACCGCCACGGAATCTGGCGATGCCACCCCGTGTCAAAAGCCTGGCGACAACCACGAAGGAAAGAAGCGAGGAGAAAAGGGGCGAGCAGAACGGAG CCGCCAGCTAAAGAACGACAAGAAGCGCAAGAAGCAGGACGACTGGCGCGAATTCAAGCGCCGCAAGCTGAGCGACAAAGCAGGCGAATCAGGCAACTCGGAAAAAAAGAATCCCTTCTCACAGGAGGAAATCGCCTCGGAAGAGCGGCGGCCGAAGCGCAAGGTCGCCGTCATGATTGGGTATTCCGGCACAGGATACAAGGGCATGCAAGTGAATGGCGACGAGCCGACGATTGAAAGAGATCTCTTCAGAGCCTTCATTgacgccaaggccatctcaAAGGCGAATGCCGATGACCCCCGCAAATCGAGTCTGGCACGGTGCGCCCGAACGGACAAGGGGGTGCATGCCGCGGGCAACGTCATTAGCCTGAAGCTCATCatcgaggacgacgacattGTGGACAAGATCAACGCGCACCTACCGGAGCAGATTCGCATCTGGGGGATCCAGAGGACCAACAACAGCTTCAACTGCTACCAGTACTGCGACTCGCGCTTCTACGAGTACTTGCTGCCCAGTTACTGCCTGCTGCCGCCCCATCCGCAGACGTACCTGGCCAAGGAGTGCGAGAAGCTCAACAAGGAGTacggcgccgaggacgaAGTGGCCGCCGTGATGGCGGACGTCCAGGACTTTTGGGCGCACGTCGAAGAGAAGGAGATCAAGCCCATCCTCGCCCGTCTGGACCCGGAGCTGAGAGCCGTGGTCATGGAGCGGGTGCACGCccaggaggcggaggagtATGAGAACAACAaaaaggccgaggccgaggccgagcagGACCACGCCCCCGATGCCGGGGCGGCAGACAAGCCAgatgaggccggcgacgCGGCGACGCGGCCAGAAGAACCCAAAAGAGTCAGCCTCGAGTCTCACAAGCCCAAACACCGCGAGCTCGCCCCCATCGACTTTGCCCTCCGCGACATCAAGGCCGCGTACATTGCCGCCAAGCGGCGGTACCGCGTCTCCCCCGAGCGCCTGCAGCGCCTGCAGCGCGTGCTCGACAAGTACACGGGCACCTACAACTTCCACAACTTCACCATCCAAAAGACCTTTTCCGACCCCTCGGCGCGCCGCCACATCAAGTCGTTCACCGTGGACCCCAAgcccgtcatcatcggcggCACGGAGTGGCTCTCGCTCAAGGTCCACGGGCAGAGCTTCATGATGCACCAGATCCGCAAGATGGTCGGCCTGGCGTCCCTCATGGTGCGCTGCGGCACCGCCCTCGACCGCGTCGCCGACTCGTACCAGGAGCAGAAGATGGCCATCCCCAAAGCCCCCGGCCTCGGGCTCCTCCTGGAGCGGCCCGTGTTCGAGAACTACAACCGGAGGGCCAGGGACACCCTCGGCAAGGAGACGATTGATTTCGGCAAATACGAGGAGCGCCTCGAGGCGTTTAAGCAGAAGCACATTTACAGTCGGATATTCGAggtggaagaaaaggagaataC GTTCCACGGCTTCTACAACCAGATTGACCAGTTCAAGGCGAACCACTTCCTGTGGCTGTCTGCCGGCGGGACAAAGGTCGCCGAGCTGAACAAGGAGAGCGACAAGACGGAGGTGGACAAGGCgctgggcgacgaggacgagaacccagagggcggcgagggctaG
- the chyH gene encoding FAD-linked oxidoreductase chyH, with the protein MTKFKMEVVAAVAAWALTSACTGLPAVRDLVPGLCPRDIDEAQALQSSLSPGAKVYFPGSPEFDDASTRWSTLSPPTVNVVVVAATAKDVSETVKYANRKKLPFLAYNSAHGAITTLGRMKSGVEIYLDQLNTIEVAEDGQTATIGGGALSKHVTDTLWDAGKQTVTGTCECVSLMGPALGGGHGWLQGHHGLVADQFVSMDVVLADGELQTVDPESDLWWALNGAGHNFGIVTSVTTKVYDIEHRDWAIETIVFSGDKVGAVYDAANKHLLQNGTQAADVINWSYWLHDAAADPNNPIILFYIIQEGVKAVDARYTQPFHDLGPVAVTPMSGTYKDLAGWTGIALSSPPCQKAGLANPRFPIYLQSYNVEAQEEAYEAFADATRGSSAFNGSLFMFEGYPVQGVQAVDGESSAFAFREAHLLAAPLITYKPDGADLDKEAGRLGNRLRDILHKKSGLCNVRAYVNYAFGNENPKVWYGSAKWRQERLKELKKQYDPLGKFSFFGPIA; encoded by the exons ATGACAAAGTTCAAGATGGAGGTTGTCGCTGCGGTGGCCGCTTGGGCGTTGACGTCTGCCTGCACCGGTCTGCCTGCGGTTCGCGATCTCGTCCCGGGCCTCTGCCCCAGAGACATTGACGAGGCGCAGGCGCTGCAGAGCAGTCTGTCACCCGGCGCCAAGGTGTACTTTCCCGGCTCGCCCGAGTTTGACGATGCGTCGACGCGCTGGTCTACGCTGAGCCCGCCCACGGtgaatgtcgtcgtcgtcgctgcgaCGGCCAAGGACGTCTCCGAGACG GTCAAATATGCAAACAGGAAGAAGCTGCCGTTCCTGGCGTACAATAGCGCCCACGGGGCCATCACCACGCTGGGCAGGATGAAGTCGGGCGTGGAAATCTACCTCGACCAGCTCAACACCATTGAGGTCGCCGAGGATGGACAGACGGCCACGATTGGAGGCGGCGCGCTGTCCAAGCACGTGACTGACACCCTGTGGGATGCGGGCAAACAGACAG TCACGGGGACCTGCGAATGCGTCAGTCTCATGGGGCCGGCGCTTGGTGGTGGCCACGGCTGGCTCCAGGGCCatcacggcctcgtcgccgaccAGTTTGTGTCCATGGACGTCGTCTTGGCCGACGGGGAGCTGCAAACCGTTGACCCCGAGTCGGATCTCTGGTGGGCGCTCAACGGCGCCGGCCACAATTTCGGCATCGTCACGTCCGTGACCACAAAGGTCTACGACATCGAACACCGCGACTGGGCCATTGAAACCATCGTCTTCtccggcgacaaggtcggGGCCGTGTACGACGCCGCCAACAAACACCTGCTCCAGAACGGCACCCAGGCCGCCGACGTCATCAACTGGTCGTACTGGCTgcacgatgccgccgccgaccccAACAAC cccatcatcctcttctACATCATCCAGGAAGGCGTCAAGGCAGTCGACGCCAGGTACACGCAGCCCTTCCACGACCTCGGCCCCGTGGCCGTGACGCCCATGAGCGGAACGTACAAGGACCTCGCCGGCTGGACGGGCATTGCGCTCTCGTCGCCCCCGTGCCAGAAGGCCGGGCTGGCCAACCCCCGGTTCCCCATCTACCTGCAGTCGTACAACGTCGAGGCGCAGGAGGAGGCGTACGAGGCCTTTGCCGACGCGACGCGGGGCTCGTCGGCGTTCAACGGCTCCCTCTTCATGTTTGAGGGATACCCCGTGCAGGGCGTgcaggccgtcgacggcgagtcGAGCGCGTTTGCCTTTCGCGAGGCGCACCTGCTGGCGGCGCCCCTGATCACCTACAAGCCCGACGGGGCCGATCTCGACAAGGAGGCCGGCCGCCTGGGAAACCGGCTCCGCGATATTCTCCACAAGAAGAGCGGCCTGTGCAACGTCCGAGCATACGTCAACTATGCCTTTGGCAACGAGAACCCCAAGGTGTGGTACGGCAGTGCGAAGTGGCGCCAGGAGCggctcaaggagctcaagaagcagTATGACCCTCTGGGCAAGTTTAGCTTCTTCGGGCCAATCGCGTAG
- the azaK gene encoding Efflux pump azaK, protein MSEETGPQQRRGIVTHGASEETPLLQNDRCSTARASTESLNHSENGSTKPVSDSANVAKPLPKVQIALLCYARMMEPIAFFSIFPYIAQMVKRNGNLPDSDVGFYSGLIESVFSGTQTVVLIFWGRLADKVGRKPILIYSLCGLTIGPALFGLATSIGEMVLFRSVAGVVSGSSLIIRTMIGDHSTPETQAVAFSWFAFAGNVGIFLGPIIGGALADPANQYPGLFGGIGFFENYPYALPGLVVGAISATAALTSMFFLEETLNTNETLGESFNSNSEDPDASKMTIWQLIKAPGVGVVLWIYGHVMFLAFAFTALLPVALFTPVEIGGLGCSAMQISIYLAAQGGSQAVWLLFAFPFLQHRLGTKGVLQMCATAYPFFFAGYIVMNTLLRDGGQVAMAWFWILGSMVAFVGPGVSMAFTGVQLALNDVSPAPQQLGTLNAIALTCTSAIRSVVPGVASAVYAVGVRHQILWGHLAWVILIPISMALTVCLKWLHNDGR, encoded by the coding sequence ATGTCGGAAGAAACAGGTCCGCAGCAACGACGAGGCATCGTCACCCACGGTGCCTCCGAGGAAACGCCTCTTCTCCAGAATGATCGCTGTTCAACCGCCAGAGCATCAACCGAATCTTTGAATCATTCAGAAAATGGCTCGACAAAGCCTGTCTCCGATTCAGCCAACGTGGCAAAGCCGCTGCCCAAAGTTCAAATTGCCTTACTGTGTTACGCTCGGATGATGGAGCCTATTGCattcttctccatcttccCCTATATTGCGCAAATGGTGAAGCGCAATGGAAACCTACCCGACTCGGATGTGGGCTTTTACAGCGGTCTCATCGAGTCCGTCTTTTCTGGAACGCAGACCGTCGTTCTCATATTCTGGGGACGACTTGCAGACAAGGTAGGCCGCAAACCCATCTTGATCTACAGCCTTTGTGGCCTGACGATTGGGCCGGCATTATTTGGACTTGCCACAAGTATTGGGGAGATGGTTTTGTTCAGGAGCGTTGCCGGCGTGGTTTCGGGGTCGAGCTTGATTATTCGAACAATGATTGGCGACCACAGTACGCCCGAGACCCAGGCTGTTGCGTTTAGCTGGTTCGCCTTTGCAGGCAATGTGGGCATCTTTCTTGGCCCAATTATTGGCGGTGCTCTGGCAGATCCTGCGAACCAATACCCAGGTTTGTTCGGCGGCATTGGCTTCTTTGAAAACTACCCATATGCCCTTCCGGGTCTCGTTGTTGGCGCTATTAGCGCTACCGCTGCGCTGACGTCAATGTTCTTTCTCGAAGAAACCTTGAACACAAACGAGACCCTTGGTGAGAGCTTCAACAGCAACTCGGAAGACCCCGATGCTTCGAAAATGACGATATGGCAGCTTATCAAAGCTCCAGGGGTCGGTGTCGTGTTATGGATTTATGGCCACGTCATGTTTCTTGCGTTTGCCTTTACAGCACTTCTCCCAGTCGCATTGTTTACCCCTGTCGAAATCGGCGGTCTGGGATGCTCAGCTATGCAAATTTCAATATACTTGGCTGCGCAGGGCGGTAGTCAGGCCGTATGGCTATTATTCGCTTTTCCATTCCTGCAGCACCGCCTAGGTACTAAGGGGGTGTTGCAAATGTGTGCTACTGCGTATCCGTTTTTTTTCGCAGGCTACATTGTCATGAACACCTTGCTTCGGGACGGCGGTCAAGTTGCCATGGCTTGGTTCTGGATACTAGGTTCCATGGTTGCATTTGTCGGTCCCGGCGTGTCCATGGCCTTCACCGGAGTGCAACTGGCATTGAACGACGTTTCTCCAGCGCCTCAACAGCTCGGAACTCTCAATGCTATCGCCTTGACGTGCACCAGCGCCATTCGTTCAGTCGTGCCCGGTGTCGCTTCTGCCGTCTATGCTGTCGGTGTTCGTCATCAGATATTATGGGGCCACCTTGCTTGGGTCATTCTTATCCCTATATCGATGGCATTGACAGTATGTCTCAAGTGGTTACACAATGATGGGCGCTGA